A genome region from Actinomycetota bacterium includes the following:
- a CDS encoding TVP38/TMEM64 family protein, whose product MAPYIMLFLYLVSPGIFLPTFYLALLAGMLWGPFWGVVVDVSGATVGSTIAFLISRYTAGDFIKAKVKNEKFNLYLKKEVNKGWRLNAFLRLNPIFPSSLIGYFFGVTSIGLAEFSISTFVFLIPASIVFVSLGSSFTEYFINNSVEGVLIKISMFAVSIAFWLFLRNLSMKRNKE is encoded by the coding sequence ATGGCCCCGTATATCATGCTGTTTTTATACCTTGTCTCGCCAGGTATTTTCCTACCCACTTTTTATCTGGCATTACTTGCAGGAATGTTGTGGGGCCCTTTCTGGGGGGTGGTTGTTGATGTGAGCGGTGCTACTGTCGGTTCAACGATAGCTTTTTTAATTTCAAGATATACCGCCGGTGATTTTATTAAGGCTAAAGTAAAGAATGAAAAGTTTAACCTATATTTAAAAAAAGAGGTTAACAAAGGTTGGAGGTTAAATGCATTTCTACGCTTGAACCCGATATTTCCATCTTCACTTATAGGTTATTTTTTTGGGGTAACTTCAATTGGGCTGGCTGAGTTTTCCATCTCAACCTTTGTCTTTCTTATTCCTGCCTCCATTGTTTTCGTTTCTCTGGGGAGTTCATTTACGGAGTATTTTATAAATAATAGCGTAGAAGGCGTATTGATAAAGATCTCTATGTTCGCGGTATCGATAGCGTTCTGGTTATTCCTGCGAAACCTTAGTATGAAGAGAAATAAAGAATAG
- a CDS encoding GDP-L-fucose synthase codes for MGFWDDKKVIITGGAGFLGSYVVDKLKKRNCAEIFVPRSKDYDLVDNQAVKQLYADVKPDIVIHLAAVVGGIGANRVNPGKFFYDNLMMGVQLMEQGRLFGIEKFVALGTICSYPKFTPIPFKEKDLWNGYPEETNAPYGLAKKMLLVQSQAYRDQYGFNSIFLLPVNLYGPRDNFDPNYSHVIPALIKKCIDAIENDDDEIIVWGTGSATREFLYVEDCAEGILLAAEHFNKSNPVNLGAGFEISIKDLVELIVELTSFSGRVMWDATKPDGQPRRCLDTTRAEREFGFKAKTDFEKGLKETIEWYGQLRGL; via the coding sequence TTGGGATTCTGGGACGATAAGAAAGTAATTATAACAGGCGGCGCAGGGTTTCTGGGTTCGTATGTGGTCGATAAACTGAAGAAACGAAATTGTGCTGAAATATTCGTGCCTAGAAGTAAAGATTATGACCTGGTTGACAACCAGGCTGTGAAGCAACTTTATGCCGATGTTAAGCCCGATATAGTCATCCACCTGGCCGCTGTGGTCGGCGGGATTGGTGCCAATAGGGTAAATCCGGGCAAATTCTTCTACGATAACCTGATGATGGGTGTCCAGCTGATGGAGCAGGGACGCCTGTTCGGCATAGAAAAATTCGTTGCCCTTGGCACCATTTGCTCATACCCAAAATTCACGCCAATCCCCTTCAAAGAGAAAGACCTTTGGAACGGGTATCCCGAGGAGACAAATGCCCCTTATGGTCTGGCAAAAAAAATGCTTCTCGTACAATCTCAGGCGTATCGGGACCAATACGGTTTTAATTCAATCTTTCTCCTTCCAGTCAACCTTTATGGGCCGAGGGATAATTTTGATCCCAATTACTCGCATGTTATCCCCGCACTCATTAAAAAATGCATCGATGCGATCGAAAACGACGATGATGAAATCATCGTCTGGGGCACAGGCTCGGCAACCCGCGAGTTCCTCTATGTGGAAGATTGTGCTGAGGGTATCCTTCTAGCGGCTGAGCACTTCAATAAAAGCAATCCGGTAAACCTCGGGGCCGGCTTTGAAATATCAATTAAAGACCTGGTAGAGCTAATCGTTGAGCTTACGAGCTTTAGTGGCAGGGTTATGTGGGATGCCACCAAGCCTGATGGGCAGCCCAGAAGGTGTCTCGATACGACAAGGGCCGAGAGGGAGTTTGGCTTTAAGGCAAAGACAGACTTTGAGAAGGGTTTAAAGGAAACGATTGAGTGGTATGGGCAACTGCGTGGGTTATAA
- a CDS encoding mannose-1-phosphate guanylyltransferase/mannose-6-phosphate isomerase, with amino-acid sequence MVTSKNLYGVILAGGAGTRFWPLSREMSPKQLLRVFGAESLIWQTIKRLLPLIPQEQVYVVANNKLVEEIRTHLITEKEPFKNVGYLVEPHARNTAPAIGLAAVHLLNINPDAVMAVLPSDHLLGNPDEFLSVLTSAEELASAGYLVTLGLKPSRPETGFGYIKLGARLQGHGETYPSYAVERFVEKPDRETAELYVRAGDYFWNSGMFVFKASTVLDEIERLMPELYSLLMRFKELSLNEWNSEKTKELFCEAESTSIDYGVMEKSDKVAVVPVELDWVDVGSLTAIGDFLKKDERGNAIAGNVIDIDSEDSIVFGENRLVATLGLKDTVVIDTHDATLVCSKDRAQDVRKVVDVLKARNAEEYLVHRTMYRPWGCYTLLERGPGFKIKVIEVKPGERLSLQMHHHRSEHWVVIAGTATVTRGGEVFNVHVNESTFIPPSTMHRLENPGMIPLKIIEVQNGEYLEEDDIMRTEDDYARQ; translated from the coding sequence ATGGTAACTTCGAAGAATTTGTACGGCGTTATTCTAGCAGGCGGCGCCGGGACAAGGTTCTGGCCCCTGAGTCGAGAGATGAGCCCAAAGCAGTTGCTCAGGGTGTTTGGTGCCGAAAGCTTGATTTGGCAGACTATTAAGCGTCTGCTGCCGCTCATACCGCAAGAACAGGTATATGTGGTCGCCAACAACAAGCTTGTCGAAGAAATAAGAACTCATCTTATCACGGAAAAGGAGCCCTTCAAGAACGTGGGCTATCTTGTCGAGCCCCACGCCAGAAACACGGCGCCTGCGATTGGCCTGGCCGCCGTTCATCTTTTAAACATAAATCCAGACGCCGTAATGGCGGTTCTTCCATCCGATCACCTACTGGGCAATCCCGACGAGTTTTTATCGGTGCTTACAAGTGCCGAAGAACTCGCGAGCGCGGGTTATCTCGTTACGCTGGGTTTGAAACCTAGTCGTCCCGAGACCGGTTTCGGCTATATTAAGCTGGGGGCGAGGCTTCAAGGGCATGGCGAAACCTACCCATCATATGCCGTAGAGCGCTTTGTTGAAAAACCGGACAGAGAAACGGCCGAGCTGTATGTGCGGGCGGGCGATTATTTTTGGAACAGCGGTATGTTCGTTTTTAAGGCGAGCACCGTTTTAGATGAGATCGAGCGGTTAATGCCGGAACTGTACAGTCTTTTGATGCGGTTCAAGGAGCTTTCGCTCAATGAGTGGAATTCAGAAAAAACAAAAGAGCTTTTCTGCGAGGCCGAATCAACATCGATCGACTATGGCGTAATGGAGAAATCCGATAAAGTCGCCGTGGTGCCGGTGGAGCTTGATTGGGTGGACGTCGGGAGCCTGACGGCAATCGGCGATTTCTTGAAGAAAGATGAGCGCGGCAACGCCATTGCGGGCAATGTAATCGACATCGATTCCGAAGACTCGATCGTCTTTGGGGAGAACCGGCTGGTCGCTACCCTCGGGCTGAAAGACACGGTCGTCATCGACACGCACGATGCGACGCTCGTGTGCTCTAAAGACAGGGCGCAGGATGTGCGCAAGGTCGTCGATGTGCTCAAGGCCCGAAATGCCGAGGAGTACTTGGTGCATCGCACGATGTACAGGCCGTGGGGCTGCTATACGCTGTTAGAGCGGGGGCCCGGCTTTAAGATAAAGGTCATCGAAGTCAAACCCGGCGAGCGGCTGAGCTTGCAGATGCATCACCATCGCAGTGAGCACTGGGTGGTAATAGCGGGTACGGCGACGGTAACGCGCGGCGGCGAAGTCTTCAATGTGCATGTCAATGAGAGCACGTTCATACCGCCCTCCACGATGCATCGCCTGGAAAACCCGGGGATGATACCGCTTAAGATAATCGAGGTGCAAAACGGCGAGTATCTCGAAGAGGACGACATCATGCGGACCGAGGATGACTATGCCAGACAGTAG
- a CDS encoding glycosyltransferase family 4 protein: protein MRIAIDASPAIPPRTGIGCYAYQLIRHLAGIINQTDDELLLFYNYFRHGKALPAELNELGRVRVSRIPCRVQRMLHNSIGIPIEPFIGKADVFHSLNYMVPPTLFAKQVVSIHDLTFVFYPETMPAGDAAYFNKFVPVAARRADRVITISESSKRDLVTLLGIDESKIVVTHMAADCNVKPIEDSSILDTVRNTYALPQEYILYVGTLEPRKNIPFLIDAFSALKQQHLIPHKLVIAGKKGWLYGEIFKKVTEIGLENEIVFTGFVEDVDLAALHSAASVFVFPSLYEGFGIPPLEAMACGTPVVVSNTSSSLEVVADAGILLEPHDVGAWVEAIYAVVTKPELAAGLKGKGIERSKLFSWDKTAQLTYDVYRKVCGC from the coding sequence TTGAGAATCGCAATTGATGCAAGCCCGGCGATTCCGCCAAGAACCGGTATCGGCTGTTATGCGTATCAGTTAATTCGACATCTTGCCGGCATCATAAACCAAACCGACGATGAGCTTTTGCTTTTCTATAACTATTTTAGACATGGCAAGGCGCTTCCGGCTGAATTAAATGAGCTAGGTCGCGTTAGGGTTAGTCGCATACCTTGTAGGGTGCAGAGAATGCTGCATAATAGTATTGGTATCCCAATAGAGCCCTTCATCGGCAAAGCAGACGTATTCCATTCATTGAATTATATGGTACCGCCCACACTTTTTGCCAAGCAAGTCGTATCGATTCACGACTTGACATTTGTCTTCTACCCGGAAACTATGCCGGCTGGAGACGCGGCATACTTTAACAAGTTCGTGCCGGTTGCGGCTCGCAGAGCTGATAGGGTCATAACGATCTCGGAAAGCAGCAAGCGTGATTTGGTGACATTGTTAGGGATAGATGAGAGCAAGATTGTGGTCACCCACATGGCTGCGGACTGTAACGTTAAACCGATCGAAGATTCATCTATTTTGGACACCGTCAGGAACACATATGCATTACCGCAAGAATATATTCTCTATGTTGGCACGTTAGAGCCGCGCAAAAACATCCCGTTCCTCATCGACGCGTTTTCCGCACTTAAACAACAGCATCTTATACCACATAAACTGGTGATAGCTGGTAAGAAGGGCTGGCTTTATGGAGAAATCTTTAAGAAAGTGACGGAAATAGGTCTCGAAAATGAGATTGTTTTTACCGGCTTTGTTGAGGATGTTGACCTAGCAGCCCTGCATAGTGCTGCTTCGGTATTCGTTTTTCCGAGCCTTTATGAGGGCTTCGGTATTCCGCCGCTTGAGGCTATGGCATGTGGAACACCAGTGGTTGTTTCAAATACGTCCTCGTCACTTGAAGTTGTGGCAGATGCGGGTATTTTGCTCGAGCCTCATGATGTGGGTGCTTGGGTGGAAGCGATATATGCGGTAGTAACTAAGCCAGAGCTTGCCGCTGGTTTGAAAGGGAAGGGAATAGAGCGTTCAAAGCTTTTCTCATGGGATAAAACCGCGCAGCTTACGTATGACGTGTATCGCAAGGTTTGCGGATGCTAA
- a CDS encoding GDP-mannose 4,6-dehydratase gives MRILVTGITGFVGGHLIECLHAIPNVEIYGSAFGATPEYFDQLNTNSNVTVIGCDLTKSDAAKRLVEIAKPDLVFHLAGIASIADTLENAEYVITNNIIGQLNLLDALKSISPKAKVLIISSGEVYGSASEDELPLSEKSDLRPNNPYSVSKLGQEFLGYQFYAAYNIPVVFARPFNHTGPRQHGNFVVPSFAKQIAEIEAGLRKPIMRVGNLQAKRDFLDVRDVVKAYWLTLNKGIPGQRYNVASGKMQSIAQILNLLLRHSKASIEVRIDPKLVRGIDTPCLLGDAGKLRELTGWQPEIPLDKTLADTLDYWRHFIKLRKGN, from the coding sequence ATGAGGATACTAGTAACCGGTATCACCGGCTTTGTCGGTGGTCATTTAATTGAATGTTTACACGCAATCCCAAACGTCGAAATATATGGAAGCGCCTTTGGAGCCACCCCTGAATACTTTGATCAGCTAAACACCAATTCTAATGTAACAGTCATAGGTTGCGATTTAACGAAAAGCGATGCAGCAAAGCGACTCGTTGAGATCGCCAAGCCTGATCTGGTATTTCATTTAGCGGGTATCGCCTCGATTGCTGATACATTAGAGAACGCCGAATATGTTATCACCAATAATATAATTGGCCAACTAAACCTATTGGATGCGTTAAAGAGCATATCGCCAAAGGCAAAAGTGCTCATAATCAGCTCGGGCGAGGTGTACGGAAGCGCGTCTGAGGACGAGCTGCCTTTATCGGAAAAAAGTGACCTTCGCCCAAATAATCCATATTCAGTAAGTAAATTGGGGCAAGAGTTTTTGGGTTATCAATTCTACGCAGCATATAATATACCTGTGGTTTTTGCGCGCCCGTTTAATCACACAGGTCCACGGCAGCATGGTAATTTCGTAGTGCCTAGTTTCGCCAAGCAAATTGCCGAGATAGAGGCCGGATTAAGGAAACCAATAATGCGTGTAGGAAACTTACAGGCAAAGCGTGATTTCTTGGATGTAAGAGATGTTGTAAAAGCATATTGGCTTACTCTCAATAAAGGAATACCCGGTCAAAGATATAATGTCGCTTCAGGAAAAATGCAATCTATAGCTCAAATTCTAAATCTCCTGCTTCGGCATTCGAAGGCATCAATCGAAGTTAGAATCGATCCAAAGTTGGTTAGAGGCATTGATACGCCATGCCTCCTTGGCGATGCCGGTAAACTTAGAGAACTGACAGGTTGGCAGCCCGAGATACCGCTAGACAAGACGCTGGCAGACACTTTAGACTACTGGCGACATTTTATTAAATTACGAAAGGGGAATTAA
- a CDS encoding GDP-mannose 4,6-dehydratase, translated as MAGSHLADYLLDLGDIEVHGTKRWRSNPANIAHIENKIALHDCDLTDYKNVLGVIRKVKPDFIFHLAAQSYVPTSWVSPAATLSDNITMQVNVFEAVREAGIDPTIQIALSSEEYGLVLPDEVPINEDNPLRPLSPYAVSKVAQDMLGYQYHQSYGLKVIRTRTFNHEGPRRGDVFVTSNFAKQIAEIEAGKKEPVIEVGNLQAKRDWADVRDTVRGYWLAVNKCTPGDVYVIASGVTRTVQEMLDLLLSMSNIKVEVRQDPSRMRPSDVEILLGDYSKFRAATGWEPTILFEKMMEDLLNYWRKIINKC; from the coding sequence ATGGCCGGCAGTCATCTTGCCGATTACCTACTCGACTTAGGCGATATCGAGGTGCATGGCACTAAAAGATGGCGCAGTAACCCTGCGAATATTGCTCATATCGAGAACAAGATTGCGCTGCATGATTGTGATCTAACGGATTATAAAAATGTTCTGGGGGTTATCCGAAAGGTCAAGCCCGATTTTATCTTTCATTTAGCCGCACAGAGCTATGTTCCAACTTCGTGGGTCTCTCCTGCAGCAACGCTCAGCGATAACATCACGATGCAGGTAAACGTGTTCGAAGCGGTTCGCGAAGCGGGTATTGATCCGACTATTCAGATCGCGCTCTCATCCGAAGAGTATGGTCTGGTCTTACCGGATGAAGTCCCAATCAATGAAGACAATCCACTGCGGCCGCTAAGCCCTTATGCGGTAAGTAAGGTGGCACAGGATATGCTGGGGTATCAGTACCACCAAAGTTATGGCTTAAAAGTAATCAGAACACGCACGTTTAACCACGAAGGCCCGAGGCGCGGCGACGTCTTTGTAACCAGCAATTTCGCCAAGCAAATTGCCGAGATAGAGGCCGGTAAGAAAGAGCCGGTTATTGAGGTGGGAAACCTTCAGGCTAAGCGCGATTGGGCGGATGTGCGCGATACCGTCAGAGGCTACTGGCTTGCCGTCAATAAGTGCACGCCCGGCGATGTCTATGTTATCGCGAGCGGAGTAACGCGAACGGTCCAGGAGATGCTCGATCTTCTACTTAGCATGAGCAACATAAAGGTGGAAGTAAGGCAAGACCCATCGAGAATGCGGCCATCTGACGTCGAAATTCTTTTAGGCGATTATAGCAAGTTTAGGGCGGCAACAGGCTGGGAGCCAACTATACTATTTGAGAAGATGATGGAGGACCTGCTTAATTACTGGCGGAAGATAATTAATAAATGCTAG